GGCGTTGCCCCGGCTCGCGGCGGATACTTTCACCCCGAAATCGCGCACGGCCGCCGGCGACACGCTGCTCATGACCACGACGACGGTACCGGGGCCGGGCGGCTCGTCGGCCCAGCCTGCGAGGAGCCCTGCCGCCGCGTCCTCGATGTAGGACAGGTCCGGGAGCATAAAGATGATGACCGGTTCGTCGCGCAACGAGGCAACATCCGCGGCGCGCATGCCGCCGCGTGCGGCGAGGTCGTCCAGGGCGGCTGCGGACCTGTTCCAGCCGGTGACGTTCCAGCCGGCCTTCAGCAGGTTGGCCGCCATGGGGCCGCCCATCAGGCCCAGTCCGACGAAGCCGGCCCTCTTCCGGCTTAACTCTTCGCTCGCATCAGGGTCTGTCTGCACGTTCATCGGCAGCGGCACCTCACTTCGTTGTGGTTGATCGTCGGGTTAATGGGAGGAAATCTGTTCAATATCCTAGCCTCCATTCAGTATGATGAACACTATGACGACAAAAACCACCGTCGCAATCGCCGTCCCGCTCGAAGCTGAGCTGGTGGAGCGCATCCGCGCCGTAGACCCTTCCGTGACCGTCCTCTATGAGCCCGACCTCCTCCCGGCCGAACGCTTTCCCGCCGACCACGCCGGCGACCCGGACTTCAGACGCACCCCGGAACAGGAGGAACGGTACTGGGACATGCTGAACAAGGCTGATGTCCTGTACGGCTTCCCCAACGAGAGCCCGTCCGGACTGGCCCGCATTGCCGGCAGCAACCCCCGGCTCCAGTGGATCCATGCCATGGCCGCAGGCGCCGGCGGTGCAGTGAAGGCATCCGGCCTGGACCAGGAAACCTTGCAGAAATTCAAGGTCACCACCTCAGCCGGCGTGCATGCCCTGCCGCTGGCGGAGTTCGCCGCGCTGGGCATCCTCAACGGCTTCAAGCGCAGCGCCGAGCTCGCCGCGGACCAGGCAGCCAAGGTCTGGCCCGAACTGCGGACCCCGACCCGCCTGGTCAACGGCTCCACGCTCGTGGTGACGGGCCTCGGCGAGATCGGGCTGGAGACAGCCCGCATCGCCCGGGCACTGGGAATGAAGGTCAGCGGCACCAAACGGAACGTGGAGCCGATCGAGGGAATCGTCGAAGTGGCCGACAACGACGGCCTGCCCGGCCTGCTTGCTTCGGCTGACGCAGTGGTCAACACCCTGCCCGGCACGCCGTACACGGAGAAGCTGTTCAACCGTGACGTGTTCGCCGCCATGAAGCCGGGAACGGTTTTCGTTAACGTAGGCCGTGGCACGGTGGTGGACGAGGACGCGCTCCTGGAAGCGCTGGACAACGGCCAGGTGGGGTACGCCTGCCTGGACGTGTTCGCCGTAGAGCCCCTGCCGCAGGACAGCCCGCTCTGGAACCACCCCAAGGTGATGGTGTCCCCGCACACTTCGGCGCTGAGCGCAGCCGAGAACCGGCTGATCGCCGAACGCTTCAGCAGCAACCTGCGCACGTTCCTTGACGGCGGGGAACTCCCCCATCTCGTGGACACCGTCCACTTCTACTAAGCCGCACTGACCCGCGGTCCACCGGACCGCACGGCACACCACAGCACAGGGCGGCCCCTCCGGCGAACAGAGGGGCCGCCTGCCGTGCCGGCTCCGGACCTACGGCCGCCTTGCCCGCTCGACGTCGGCAGCGCTCTCTGCCTGGCCCCGGGCAGTAAGTCCTGCCACCACGCCGTCGATGTCCGCATCAGGCCGGTTCTGGCTAAGCTTGGCCTTCGCCTCGATCCTGGTGATCACCAGCTCAAGGCCGACGATGGCGCGCAGCTGCCCGGAAATATAGCGCTCCGGGGCGTCGTCCACACTCCACGGCTGGTCGAAGCCGGCTTCGTTCACGCCCGTCAGCCGCCTGACCTGACGGGC
Above is a window of Arthrobacter sp. FB24 DNA encoding:
- a CDS encoding D-2-hydroxyacid dehydrogenase, whose protein sequence is MMNTMTTKTTVAIAVPLEAELVERIRAVDPSVTVLYEPDLLPAERFPADHAGDPDFRRTPEQEERYWDMLNKADVLYGFPNESPSGLARIAGSNPRLQWIHAMAAGAGGAVKASGLDQETLQKFKVTTSAGVHALPLAEFAALGILNGFKRSAELAADQAAKVWPELRTPTRLVNGSTLVVTGLGEIGLETARIARALGMKVSGTKRNVEPIEGIVEVADNDGLPGLLASADAVVNTLPGTPYTEKLFNRDVFAAMKPGTVFVNVGRGTVVDEDALLEALDNGQVGYACLDVFAVEPLPQDSPLWNHPKVMVSPHTSALSAAENRLIAERFSSNLRTFLDGGELPHLVDTVHFY